One region of Peromyscus eremicus chromosome 4, PerEre_H2_v1, whole genome shotgun sequence genomic DNA includes:
- the Bbln gene encoding bublin coiled-coil protein isoform X1 has translation MPGFIMKPPMMDSLKQSHLAQTFRGSRGHLQQEYAAINSMLDQINSCLDHLEEKNDHLHARLQELLESNRQTRLEFQQQFGEDPSDASP, from the exons ATGCCGGGCTTTATCATGAAGCCTCCTATGATGGACAGCCTCAAGCAGAGCCACTTAGCACAGACCTTTCGTGGCTCCCGGGGCCACCTACAGCAGG aGTATGCTGCCATCAACTCCATGTTGGATCAGATCAACTCTTGTCTGGACCACCTGGAGGAGAAGAATGACCACCTCCATGCCCGCCTCCAGGAGCTGCTGGAGTCCAACCGGCAGACACGCCTGGAATTCCAGCAACAGTTTGGGGAGGACCCCAGTGATGCCAGCCCCTAG
- the Bbln gene encoding bublin coiled-coil protein isoform X2, which translates to MSGPNGDLGMPMDVEMEDESDSFGEAEYAAINSMLDQINSCLDHLEEKNDHLHARLQELLESNRQTRLEFQQQFGEDPSDASP; encoded by the exons ATGTCGGGCCCCAACGGGGATCTAGGCATGCCGATGGATGTGGAAATGGAAGACGAGAGTGACAGCTTCGGGGAAGCAG aGTATGCTGCCATCAACTCCATGTTGGATCAGATCAACTCTTGTCTGGACCACCTGGAGGAGAAGAATGACCACCTCCATGCCCGCCTCCAGGAGCTGCTGGAGTCCAACCGGCAGACACGCCTGGAATTCCAGCAACAGTTTGGGGAGGACCCCAGTGATGCCAGCCCCTAG
- the Lcn2 gene encoding neutrophil gelatinase-associated lipocalin, whose product MALGVLCLALTLLGVLQSQAQDSTENLIPAPSLLKVPLQPGFQKDQFQGRWYVVGLAGNLVQKEEEGRFTMYSTTYDLQEDNSYNVTSILLRDQRCDYWIRTFVPSSRAGRFTLGNIRSYPKIRSYSVQVAATDYDQFAMVFFKKTSGKKQYFKITLYGRTKELPAELKERFVRFAKSLGLTDDHIIFSVPTDQCIDN is encoded by the exons ATGGCCCTGGGTGTCCTGTGTCTAGCCCTTACCCTGCTTGGGGTCCTGCAGAGCCAGGCCCAGGACTCGACTGAGAACCTGATCCCCGCCCCATCTCTGCTCAAGGTCCCCCTGCAGCCAGGCTTCCAGAAGGACCAG TTTCAGGGGAGGTGGTATGTCGTGGGCCTGGCAGGCAATTTAGtccagaaggaagaagaagggcgcTTTACGATGTACAGCACCACCTACGATCTGCAGGAGGACAACAGCTACAATGTCACCTCCATCCTGCTCAG GGACCAGCGATGTGACTACTGGATCAGAACTTTTGTTCCAAGCTCCAGGGCTGGCCGGTTCACCCTGGGAAACATTCGCA GTTATCCTAAGATACGGAGCTACAGTGTACAAGTGGCCGCTACCGACTATGACCAGTTTGCCATGGTATTTTTCAAGAAGACTTCTGGAAAAAAGCAATACTTCAAAATCACCCTGTATG GAAGAACCAAGGAATTGCCCGCTGAACTAAAGGAGCGCTTTGTCCGCTTTGCCAAGTCTCTGGGCCTTACAGATGACCATATCATCTTCTCTGTCCCCACCG ACCAATGCATTGACAACTGA